A single Staphylococcus muscae DNA region contains:
- a CDS encoding Lmo0850 family protein has translation MAKPNDKFYNVVKMLSSIGVTVKKTKSRLDIMRSLPKPTTAPEKLK, from the coding sequence ATGGCAAAGCCAAATGACAAGTTTTACAATGTGGTGAAAATGTTATCATCAATTGGGGTTACTGTGAAAAAGACAAAATCACGATTGGATATCATGCGATCACTACCGAAACCAACCACTGCACCAGAAAAACTTAAGTAA
- a CDS encoding heavy metal translocating P-type ATPase, protein MMTKETFKISGMDCAACATRIERTLNREAGIESANVNLVMEKGTVQYDPSQISQKEIFERIEKIGFQAHPIETQQQTRERKQRELKHQKNKFIISLILSLPLLYTMFAHFSFLSFVPVPDLLMNPWFQLILATPVQFVLGWQFYVGAYQSLTNKSANMDVLVAMGTSAAYFYSIYLMFTHSHGAGHVPLYFETSAVLITLILLGKYFEKRAKGHASDAIEKLAALQVKDAEVERDGQIQRMSIEEIQVGDVVRVRSGEQIPLDGTIVEGWSTVDESMLTGESIPIDKVVGDSVIGSTLNQQNFIKVRVTHTGEDLVLNQIIQVVEEAQGDKPQIQRLADKVSNIFVPTVIAIAFVAFLIWYFILTPFELSQALEIFIAVIVIACPCALGLATPTSIMVGSGRAAEAGILFKTAESLEQTHHINTIVFDKTGTLTVGQPKVIAEHRLIDDAVIGRYIKSLEAQSEHPLSKAVVDYYKDEMILPVEAYKTHTGSGISGYIDNHHIVVGAIPFITQYATIEADVQRQVETLQTSGATVIAMTVDDQVGLVLGIRDEPKQEAKEVLAALKSHYELIMLSGDSETTARAIGRELGVNNVIAGVKPDEKAQVVSDLQQKDHQVMMVGDGVNDAPALMKSDIGVAMGSGSDIALESADIALVKGNLKHIPESLKLSHLTIRNIKQNLFFAFCYNMIGIPFAAMGFLAPWIAGTAMAFSSVSVVLNALRLKHIAK, encoded by the coding sequence ATTATGACAAAAGAGACATTTAAAATTTCAGGGATGGATTGTGCGGCTTGTGCTACCCGTATAGAACGCACATTGAATCGTGAAGCAGGAATTGAATCCGCTAATGTGAACCTTGTAATGGAAAAAGGGACAGTTCAATACGATCCATCTCAAATTAGTCAAAAAGAAATATTTGAACGCATAGAAAAAATTGGCTTTCAAGCGCATCCGATAGAAACACAACAACAGACACGAGAACGTAAACAACGTGAATTGAAACATCAAAAGAATAAATTTATTATTTCTCTTATTTTATCATTACCATTGCTGTATACGATGTTTGCACATTTCTCATTTTTAAGCTTTGTACCTGTACCAGACTTATTGATGAATCCATGGTTTCAATTAATACTCGCAACGCCAGTTCAATTTGTTTTAGGTTGGCAATTTTACGTAGGTGCATACCAATCACTAACGAATAAAAGTGCAAATATGGATGTACTCGTTGCGATGGGAACATCGGCTGCGTATTTTTACAGTATTTATTTGATGTTCACACATTCACATGGCGCAGGTCATGTCCCGCTATACTTTGAAACGAGTGCGGTTTTAATTACGCTTATTCTTTTAGGGAAATATTTTGAAAAGCGTGCAAAAGGACATGCGAGTGATGCCATTGAGAAGTTAGCAGCATTACAAGTTAAAGATGCAGAAGTAGAACGTGATGGACAAATACAACGCATGTCTATTGAAGAGATACAAGTCGGTGACGTTGTTCGTGTCCGCAGTGGTGAACAAATTCCACTCGACGGTACAATTGTAGAAGGTTGGTCAACGGTTGATGAATCGATGCTGACAGGAGAAAGTATTCCAATTGACAAAGTTGTAGGCGATTCGGTTATTGGGAGTACATTAAATCAACAAAACTTTATAAAAGTTCGTGTGACACATACTGGTGAAGATCTCGTATTAAATCAAATCATACAAGTCGTTGAAGAAGCACAAGGAGATAAGCCGCAAATTCAACGGTTGGCGGATAAAGTATCAAATATTTTTGTTCCGACAGTTATTGCCATTGCATTTGTAGCATTTTTAATTTGGTATTTTATCCTTACACCATTCGAGTTATCTCAAGCACTCGAAATCTTTATTGCGGTTATCGTAATCGCATGTCCTTGCGCATTAGGACTTGCTACACCAACATCTATTATGGTTGGTTCTGGACGGGCCGCAGAAGCAGGTATTCTGTTTAAAACAGCTGAGTCATTAGAACAAACACATCATATCAATACAATCGTATTTGATAAAACAGGAACTTTAACAGTTGGACAGCCAAAAGTCATTGCTGAACATCGTCTCATAGATGATGCTGTGATTGGACGTTACATCAAAAGTTTAGAAGCACAATCTGAACATCCATTGTCTAAAGCAGTCGTTGATTATTATAAAGATGAAATGATATTGCCGGTTGAAGCGTATAAAACACATACAGGCAGTGGGATTTCTGGTTATATTGACAATCATCATATTGTCGTAGGTGCGATCCCTTTTATTACACAATATGCAACGATTGAAGCAGATGTCCAACGACAAGTGGAGACACTCCAAACATCCGGTGCGACAGTGATTGCAATGACTGTCGATGATCAAGTAGGATTAGTACTCGGTATTCGTGATGAACCAAAACAAGAAGCGAAAGAAGTGCTAGCAGCATTAAAGTCACATTATGAATTGATTATGTTGAGTGGTGATAGCGAAACAACTGCGCGTGCGATTGGTCGTGAGTTAGGTGTGAACAATGTGATTGCAGGTGTCAAACCAGATGAAAAAGCTCAAGTCGTCTCTGACTTACAACAGAAAGATCATCAAGTCATGATGGTCGGTGACGGTGTCAACGATGCACCAGCACTGATGAAGAGTGATATCGGTGTGGCGATGGGCTCAGGCTCTGATATCGCATTGGAATCAGCAGATATTGCACTTGTAAAAGGGAATTTGAAACATATTCCAGAAAGTTTAAAATTAAGCCACTTAACTATTCGTAATATTAAACAGAATTTATTCTTCGCATTTTGTTACAATATGATCGGTATTCCCTTTGCAGCAATGGGATTTTTAGCACCTTGGATTGCCGGAACTGCGATGGCATTTAGTTCTGTATCAGTTGTATTAAACGCACTGAGATTGAAACATATCGCAAAATAA
- a CDS encoding cation transporter → MAKHTIAVEGMSCDHCKKAVETAVQENKDVVSVVATPAEDIVDVELSNDAALEDVKQRIYDIGYDVK, encoded by the coding sequence ATGGCAAAACATACAATTGCAGTAGAAGGTATGAGTTGTGATCATTGTAAAAAAGCAGTTGAAACAGCAGTTCAGGAAAATAAAGATGTTGTATCAGTTGTGGCAACACCAGCTGAAGACATTGTAGATGTAGAATTATCAAATGATGCGGCGCTAGAAGATGTGAAGCAACGTATCTATGATATTGGTTATGACGTTAAATAA
- the csoZ gene encoding putative copper chaperone CsoZ, translated as MHSKVWLSGLSSEEQKKQLESRLSNMIGVEAVEVNTESQMVTLTYETPANLNTLEKEIYDAGYPVINSYKGER; from the coding sequence GTGCATAGTAAAGTATGGCTATCTGGTCTCTCGAGTGAGGAACAGAAGAAACAGCTTGAGTCGAGACTGAGCAATATGATTGGTGTTGAAGCGGTAGAAGTGAATACCGAATCACAAATGGTGACACTGACGTATGAAACACCAGCTAACTTGAATACGTTGGAAAAAGAAATTTATGATGCAGGTTATCCTGTCATCAATTCATATAAAGGAGAGCGTTAA
- the csoR gene encoding copper-sensing transcriptional repressor CsoR yields MTEHANHSDVTKRNLQSRLNRIEGQVRAINRMIEEDVYCDDVLTQIRATRSALNGVASKLLEHHMKGCIMHKVEGGNEHEAMDELLVTFQKLMKD; encoded by the coding sequence ATGACAGAACATGCAAATCATTCTGACGTGACGAAACGCAATTTACAATCTCGTTTAAATCGCATTGAAGGACAAGTACGAGCAATTAATCGTATGATTGAAGAAGACGTCTATTGCGATGATGTTCTGACTCAAATCCGTGCAACACGTTCTGCGCTGAATGGTGTGGCATCCAAGTTGTTAGAACACCATATGAAAGGATGTATCATGCACAAAGTAGAAGGTGGCAATGAACATGAAGCGATGGATGAACTACTCGTGACCTTCCAAAAGTTGATGAAAGACTAG
- the cls gene encoding cardiolipin synthase → MGELLISLFANGNAIVNIILIGLFFLNLTFVFTIIFMERRSAEAIWAWLLVLGLFPILGFVLYLLFGRQIQRKSLFEIDEKDKVGLERRVNEQLEALKAGNFDPSNPHMQYYNHMIQMLLYNNAAFYTNDNQIELFTDGYDKFNRLKEDIRQAKKYIHIQYYIFRKDLLGKEILSLLEEKLEQGLEVKMLYDDIGSRTLKLRHFKEFRQKGGQVEAFFPSKLPLINLRMNNRNHRKIVVIDGTIGYVGGFNVGKEYLGLSKKFGYWRDTHIRLEGEGVNALQLRFILDWNSQSHRHNIQYDPKYFPENHVNVEHNTGIQIASSGPDESWEQIKYGYLKMISMAQKSIYIQTPYFIPDSSFMDALKIAALGGVDVNIMIPNKPDHPFVYWATYKNVASLLEAGARVYHYDNGFLHAKTMTIDDEITSIGTTNMDNRSFSLNFEVNAFIYNEEVAKQVRESFEKDLEVSSELTKERYHSRGLGIKFKEAISQLLSPIL, encoded by the coding sequence ATGGGCGAATTACTTATTTCATTATTTGCAAATGGAAATGCAATCGTCAACATCATTTTGATTGGTCTATTCTTCCTGAATTTGACTTTTGTATTCACCATTATTTTCATGGAACGACGCAGTGCTGAAGCTATCTGGGCATGGTTGCTCGTATTGGGGCTCTTCCCGATCTTAGGATTCGTTTTATATTTACTCTTCGGGCGACAAATACAGCGTAAGTCATTATTTGAAATAGATGAAAAGGACAAAGTTGGTTTAGAGCGTCGTGTTAACGAACAATTAGAAGCACTAAAAGCTGGCAATTTTGATCCAAGTAACCCACACATGCAATATTACAATCATATGATTCAAATGTTGCTGTACAATAATGCCGCCTTCTACACAAATGATAATCAGATTGAACTATTCACTGATGGGTATGACAAGTTCAATCGTCTTAAAGAAGATATTCGTCAAGCAAAAAAATATATCCATATTCAATATTATATTTTCCGAAAAGACCTTCTTGGAAAAGAAATTTTATCTTTACTAGAAGAGAAACTTGAACAAGGTCTAGAAGTTAAAATGCTCTACGATGACATCGGATCTCGTACGTTAAAATTACGTCATTTCAAAGAGTTTCGCCAAAAAGGTGGGCAAGTGGAAGCTTTCTTTCCTTCGAAGTTGCCTTTAATCAACTTGCGTATGAATAATCGAAATCATCGTAAAATCGTCGTGATTGACGGCACAATCGGCTATGTTGGTGGTTTCAATGTTGGAAAAGAATATTTAGGTCTTTCCAAAAAATTTGGTTATTGGCGTGACACGCATATACGGTTAGAAGGAGAAGGCGTCAACGCCCTGCAATTACGCTTTATTTTAGACTGGAATTCACAGTCTCACCGCCATAATATTCAATATGACCCAAAATACTTTCCAGAAAATCATGTCAATGTGGAGCACAACACAGGTATTCAAATTGCCTCAAGTGGACCAGATGAATCATGGGAACAAATTAAATATGGCTATCTTAAAATGATTTCTATGGCGCAAAAGTCGATTTACATTCAAACCCCCTATTTCATACCTGATAGTTCGTTTATGGATGCTTTAAAAATCGCAGCACTTGGTGGCGTCGATGTGAACATTATGATTCCAAACAAACCCGATCATCCATTTGTCTATTGGGCGACATATAAAAACGTTGCGAGCCTTTTAGAAGCAGGTGCACGTGTTTATCATTATGATAATGGCTTTTTACATGCAAAGACGATGACTATTGACGATGAAATTACAAGCATTGGTACAACAAACATGGATAATCGTAGTTTTTCTTTAAATTTCGAAGTGAACGCCTTTATTTATAATGAAGAAGTTGCCAAACAAGTACGAGAAAGCTTTGAAAAAGACTTAGAAGTTTCGTCAGAGTTGACAAAAGAACGCTATCATAGTCGGGGGCTTGGGATTAAGTTCAAAGAGGCAATCAGCCAACTATTATCACCGATATTATAA
- a CDS encoding HD domain-containing protein: protein MKTHIQAAFDYMNEIHAQDTTGHDVAHVKRVHKLAHTIAGSYPNANHYVIEMAALLHDTVDDKLVNPEAAYRNLDTFLNNLNVKSTDQDAIRYIIKNMSFRQSEQVGKLKTIEAQIVQDADRLDALGAIGIARTFQFAGHFKEPMWTGEATQQELNNQSVQLEQLSPSAIKHFYEKLLLLKTLMNTPEAQEIAAQRHQFLEQFLNQFFDEWE from the coding sequence ATGAAGACACATATTCAAGCGGCATTTGATTATATGAACGAGATACATGCACAAGATACAACCGGTCATGATGTTGCACATGTCAAACGTGTTCATAAACTGGCACACACAATTGCAGGCTCCTATCCAAACGCCAACCATTACGTTATAGAAATGGCTGCTTTATTACATGACACAGTAGATGATAAACTCGTTAATCCAGAAGCAGCCTATCGTAATCTCGATACATTTTTAAATAACCTTAACGTAAAAAGCACGGATCAAGACGCAATTCGCTATATCATCAAAAATATGAGTTTTCGTCAGTCAGAGCAAGTAGGTAAACTCAAAACCATTGAAGCCCAAATCGTACAAGATGCTGACCGTCTAGATGCGCTTGGCGCTATCGGTATTGCACGTACATTCCAATTTGCCGGCCACTTCAAAGAACCGATGTGGACAGGTGAAGCGACGCAACAAGAACTCAACAATCAAAGTGTTCAACTCGAGCAATTGTCACCTTCTGCCATCAAACATTTTTACGAAAAGTTATTGTTATTAAAAACTTTGATGAATACACCAGAAGCACAAGAAATAGCAGCACAACGTCATCAATTTCTTGAACAGTTTCTTAATCAATTCTTTGATGAATGGGAATGA